The bacterium region CGCGCGGTCGCCCGAGAGGTGCTCCGGGCGCGTTTCGCCGGGAAGACCCCGTGAGCGCGATCGCGATCTCGGCGGCCGAAGCCGCGCGGCTCGCTCGCGGGACGGTCGTGCGCGGCGACCCTGCGACGCGGGTGTGCGGCGCGGCGATCGACAGCCGGGACGTCGAGCCCGAGATGCTGTTTGTCGCGCTGCGCGGTGAGCACACGGACGGCCACCGCTTCATCGACGACGCGTTTCGCGCCCGCGCCGCCGCGGCGCTGGTGGCCGGCGACGTCGCGTCGGCGCCGGAGTGGGCGGTGCTGATCCGCACGGACGACACGCTGCGGGGTCTGCAGCGGCTCGGCCGCGGCCTGCGGGACCGCCGTCCGCTGCGCGTCGTGGCCATCACGGGAAGCGTCGGCAAGACCTCGACCAAGGAGATGACCGCCCTCGTCCTCGCGGAGCGCTTCGAGACGGCGCGGTCCCCGGAGAACTGGAACACCGAGA contains the following coding sequences:
- the murF gene encoding UDP-N-acetylmuramoyl-tripeptide--D-alanyl-D-alanine ligase — encoded protein: MSAIAISAAEAARLARGTVVRGDPATRVCGAAIDSRDVEPEMLFVALRGEHTDGHRFIDDAFRARAAAALVAGDVASAPEWAVLIRTDDTLRGLQRLGRGLRDRRPLRVVAITGSVGKTSTKEMTALVLAERFETARSPENWNTEIGVPLVLANLPETASVVVLEFAMRGPGQIRELVEIARPGIGVVTVIGESHMDFFETREQLAAAKGELIEGLPADGVAVLNADDPLAMNLARRGPARVMTFGFGDADVAAREIRTRPGEGSTFVLRAGGEEAS